The Engystomops pustulosus chromosome 1, aEngPut4.maternal, whole genome shotgun sequence genome has a window encoding:
- the GRAMD2B gene encoding GRAM domain-containing protein 2B isoform X1 has product MKKSSLEDSVFLDNSPINYASPNPLDSPGSVFFSSETENGSDENKVAKPYPSPQVVISDADVIEPRQKLPLSRSKTYDSSLTLDMKNDTMKLERKKSTSSQISKTNAQFHKLFKDVPKEEMLKENFTCALQKEILYQGKLYISENWICFHSKVFGKDTKIVIPTIAVTVIKKTKTALLVPNALVVATVTDRFIFVSLLSRDSTYKLLKSVCSHLDFASTGNSPNPSSEHSYRGERPASFPLDFSVDFSEIDGLVQVRRKDLEEYSSTGSQTPESENSQEFQEQEKHLIPTSCTPRILDNSLKLSEKVKLTEESVVHRRLFRRVDFRQVVSMNGLLFFYAFLVCLLIFSTFYMQSRILYLEERLTYLGSARDAALKEWSVEQGVGSWHINANAIVEELTANLAKLDQIQRNLQQLLEDEN; this is encoded by the exons TTCTGAAACAGAGAATGGGTCCGATGAAAATAAGGTTGCTAAGCCATATCCTAGTCCTCAAGTCGTGATTAGCGATGCAGACGTAATTGAACCCCGGCAAAAATTACCTCTATCAAG GTCAAAGACATATGATTCCTCACTAACCCTCGACATGAAGAATGACACCATGAagcttgaaagaaaaaaatcgaCGTCTAGCCAG ATTTCAAAGACAAATGCACAGTTTCATAAGCTGTTTAAGGATGTACCGAAAGAGGAGATGTTAAAAGAAA ATTTCACCTGTGCACTGCAAAAAGAAATATTGTATCAAGGAAAGTTGTACATTTCAGAGAACTGGATTTGTTTCCATTCGAAGGTCTTTGGGAAGGACACAAAG ATTGTGATTCCTACTATTGCTGTAACAGTGATCAAGAAAACCAAAACCGCTCTACTTGTGCCAAATGCATTGGTTGTTGCTACAGTAACTGATCGG TTCATttttgtgtctctgctgtcaagAGATTCTACCTACAAGTTATTGAAATCTGTGTGCAGCCATTTAGAT tttgctAGTACTGGAAACAGCCCAAATCCTTCGTCTGAACACAGTTATAGAGGAGAGCGTCCTGCATCATTTCCTCTT GACTTCAGTGTAGACTTTTCAGAAATAGATGGTTTGGTGCAAGTGCGGAGAAAGGATTTGGAAGAATATAGTAGCACGGGCTCCCAAACACCAGAGTCTGAAAATTCTCAAG AATTCCAGGAGCAAGAGAAGCATCTCATTCCCACATCTTGTACTCCAAGAATTCTTGATAATTCATTGAAGCTCTCAGAAAAAGTTAAATTGACTGAAGAAAGTGTTG TTCACAGGCGTTTGTTTCGTAGAGTGGACTTTCGGCAAGTTGTGTCTATGAATGGTTTGCTTTTCTTCTATGCATTTCT TGTGTGCCTCCTGATTTTCTCAACCTTCTATATGCAATCACGAATTCTATACTTGGAGGAACGTCTCACTTATTTGGGCTCTGCAAGAGATGCAGCTTTGaaaga atggTCTGTAGAACAAGGTGTTGGCAGCTGGCACATAAATGCCAATGCAATTGTTGAAGAGTTAACAGCAAATTTAGCAAAACTAGATCAG ATTCAACGAAATCTGCAGCAACTCTTGGAAGATGAGAATTAG
- the GRAMD2B gene encoding GRAM domain-containing protein 2B isoform X3: MHSCLLSFLPKSKTYDSSLTLDMKNDTMKLERKKSTSSQISKTNAQFHKLFKDVPKEEMLKENFTCALQKEILYQGKLYISENWICFHSKVFGKDTKIVIPTIAVTVIKKTKTALLVPNALVVATVTDRFIFVSLLSRDSTYKLLKSVCSHLDFASTGNSPNPSSEHSYRGERPASFPLDFSVDFSEIDGLVQVRRKDLEEYSSTGSQTPESENSQEFQEQEKHLIPTSCTPRILDNSLKLSEKVKLTEESVVHRRLFRRVDFRQVVSMNGLLFFYAFLVCLLIFSTFYMQSRILYLEERLTYLGSARDAALKEWSVEQGVGSWHINANAIVEELTANLAKLDQIQRNLQQLLEDEN, encoded by the exons ATGCACAGTTGTCTTTTGAGCTTCCTTCCGAA GTCAAAGACATATGATTCCTCACTAACCCTCGACATGAAGAATGACACCATGAagcttgaaagaaaaaaatcgaCGTCTAGCCAG ATTTCAAAGACAAATGCACAGTTTCATAAGCTGTTTAAGGATGTACCGAAAGAGGAGATGTTAAAAGAAA ATTTCACCTGTGCACTGCAAAAAGAAATATTGTATCAAGGAAAGTTGTACATTTCAGAGAACTGGATTTGTTTCCATTCGAAGGTCTTTGGGAAGGACACAAAG ATTGTGATTCCTACTATTGCTGTAACAGTGATCAAGAAAACCAAAACCGCTCTACTTGTGCCAAATGCATTGGTTGTTGCTACAGTAACTGATCGG TTCATttttgtgtctctgctgtcaagAGATTCTACCTACAAGTTATTGAAATCTGTGTGCAGCCATTTAGAT tttgctAGTACTGGAAACAGCCCAAATCCTTCGTCTGAACACAGTTATAGAGGAGAGCGTCCTGCATCATTTCCTCTT GACTTCAGTGTAGACTTTTCAGAAATAGATGGTTTGGTGCAAGTGCGGAGAAAGGATTTGGAAGAATATAGTAGCACGGGCTCCCAAACACCAGAGTCTGAAAATTCTCAAG AATTCCAGGAGCAAGAGAAGCATCTCATTCCCACATCTTGTACTCCAAGAATTCTTGATAATTCATTGAAGCTCTCAGAAAAAGTTAAATTGACTGAAGAAAGTGTTG TTCACAGGCGTTTGTTTCGTAGAGTGGACTTTCGGCAAGTTGTGTCTATGAATGGTTTGCTTTTCTTCTATGCATTTCT TGTGTGCCTCCTGATTTTCTCAACCTTCTATATGCAATCACGAATTCTATACTTGGAGGAACGTCTCACTTATTTGGGCTCTGCAAGAGATGCAGCTTTGaaaga atggTCTGTAGAACAAGGTGTTGGCAGCTGGCACATAAATGCCAATGCAATTGTTGAAGAGTTAACAGCAAATTTAGCAAAACTAGATCAG ATTCAACGAAATCTGCAGCAACTCTTGGAAGATGAGAATTAG
- the GRAMD2B gene encoding GRAM domain-containing protein 2B isoform X2 produces MVVMTEPLCDPEEPKRPLRKDPKGLSVLSETENGSDENKVAKPYPSPQVVISDADVIEPRQKLPLSRSKTYDSSLTLDMKNDTMKLERKKSTSSQISKTNAQFHKLFKDVPKEEMLKENFTCALQKEILYQGKLYISENWICFHSKVFGKDTKIVIPTIAVTVIKKTKTALLVPNALVVATVTDRFIFVSLLSRDSTYKLLKSVCSHLDFASTGNSPNPSSEHSYRGERPASFPLDFSVDFSEIDGLVQVRRKDLEEYSSTGSQTPESENSQEFQEQEKHLIPTSCTPRILDNSLKLSEKVKLTEESVVHRRLFRRVDFRQVVSMNGLLFFYAFLVCLLIFSTFYMQSRILYLEERLTYLGSARDAALKEWSVEQGVGSWHINANAIVEELTANLAKLDQIQRNLQQLLEDEN; encoded by the exons TTCTGAAACAGAGAATGGGTCCGATGAAAATAAGGTTGCTAAGCCATATCCTAGTCCTCAAGTCGTGATTAGCGATGCAGACGTAATTGAACCCCGGCAAAAATTACCTCTATCAAG GTCAAAGACATATGATTCCTCACTAACCCTCGACATGAAGAATGACACCATGAagcttgaaagaaaaaaatcgaCGTCTAGCCAG ATTTCAAAGACAAATGCACAGTTTCATAAGCTGTTTAAGGATGTACCGAAAGAGGAGATGTTAAAAGAAA ATTTCACCTGTGCACTGCAAAAAGAAATATTGTATCAAGGAAAGTTGTACATTTCAGAGAACTGGATTTGTTTCCATTCGAAGGTCTTTGGGAAGGACACAAAG ATTGTGATTCCTACTATTGCTGTAACAGTGATCAAGAAAACCAAAACCGCTCTACTTGTGCCAAATGCATTGGTTGTTGCTACAGTAACTGATCGG TTCATttttgtgtctctgctgtcaagAGATTCTACCTACAAGTTATTGAAATCTGTGTGCAGCCATTTAGAT tttgctAGTACTGGAAACAGCCCAAATCCTTCGTCTGAACACAGTTATAGAGGAGAGCGTCCTGCATCATTTCCTCTT GACTTCAGTGTAGACTTTTCAGAAATAGATGGTTTGGTGCAAGTGCGGAGAAAGGATTTGGAAGAATATAGTAGCACGGGCTCCCAAACACCAGAGTCTGAAAATTCTCAAG AATTCCAGGAGCAAGAGAAGCATCTCATTCCCACATCTTGTACTCCAAGAATTCTTGATAATTCATTGAAGCTCTCAGAAAAAGTTAAATTGACTGAAGAAAGTGTTG TTCACAGGCGTTTGTTTCGTAGAGTGGACTTTCGGCAAGTTGTGTCTATGAATGGTTTGCTTTTCTTCTATGCATTTCT TGTGTGCCTCCTGATTTTCTCAACCTTCTATATGCAATCACGAATTCTATACTTGGAGGAACGTCTCACTTATTTGGGCTCTGCAAGAGATGCAGCTTTGaaaga atggTCTGTAGAACAAGGTGTTGGCAGCTGGCACATAAATGCCAATGCAATTGTTGAAGAGTTAACAGCAAATTTAGCAAAACTAGATCAG ATTCAACGAAATCTGCAGCAACTCTTGGAAGATGAGAATTAG
- the GRAMD2B gene encoding GRAM domain-containing protein 2B isoform X4, translating into MKNDTMKLERKKSTSSQISKTNAQFHKLFKDVPKEEMLKENFTCALQKEILYQGKLYISENWICFHSKVFGKDTKIVIPTIAVTVIKKTKTALLVPNALVVATVTDRFIFVSLLSRDSTYKLLKSVCSHLDFASTGNSPNPSSEHSYRGERPASFPLDFSVDFSEIDGLVQVRRKDLEEYSSTGSQTPESENSQEFQEQEKHLIPTSCTPRILDNSLKLSEKVKLTEESVVHRRLFRRVDFRQVVSMNGLLFFYAFLVCLLIFSTFYMQSRILYLEERLTYLGSARDAALKEWSVEQGVGSWHINANAIVEELTANLAKLDQIQRNLQQLLEDEN; encoded by the exons ATGAAGAATGACACCATGAagcttgaaagaaaaaaatcgaCGTCTAGCCAG ATTTCAAAGACAAATGCACAGTTTCATAAGCTGTTTAAGGATGTACCGAAAGAGGAGATGTTAAAAGAAA ATTTCACCTGTGCACTGCAAAAAGAAATATTGTATCAAGGAAAGTTGTACATTTCAGAGAACTGGATTTGTTTCCATTCGAAGGTCTTTGGGAAGGACACAAAG ATTGTGATTCCTACTATTGCTGTAACAGTGATCAAGAAAACCAAAACCGCTCTACTTGTGCCAAATGCATTGGTTGTTGCTACAGTAACTGATCGG TTCATttttgtgtctctgctgtcaagAGATTCTACCTACAAGTTATTGAAATCTGTGTGCAGCCATTTAGAT tttgctAGTACTGGAAACAGCCCAAATCCTTCGTCTGAACACAGTTATAGAGGAGAGCGTCCTGCATCATTTCCTCTT GACTTCAGTGTAGACTTTTCAGAAATAGATGGTTTGGTGCAAGTGCGGAGAAAGGATTTGGAAGAATATAGTAGCACGGGCTCCCAAACACCAGAGTCTGAAAATTCTCAAG AATTCCAGGAGCAAGAGAAGCATCTCATTCCCACATCTTGTACTCCAAGAATTCTTGATAATTCATTGAAGCTCTCAGAAAAAGTTAAATTGACTGAAGAAAGTGTTG TTCACAGGCGTTTGTTTCGTAGAGTGGACTTTCGGCAAGTTGTGTCTATGAATGGTTTGCTTTTCTTCTATGCATTTCT TGTGTGCCTCCTGATTTTCTCAACCTTCTATATGCAATCACGAATTCTATACTTGGAGGAACGTCTCACTTATTTGGGCTCTGCAAGAGATGCAGCTTTGaaaga atggTCTGTAGAACAAGGTGTTGGCAGCTGGCACATAAATGCCAATGCAATTGTTGAAGAGTTAACAGCAAATTTAGCAAAACTAGATCAG ATTCAACGAAATCTGCAGCAACTCTTGGAAGATGAGAATTAG